The following coding sequences lie in one Danio rerio strain Tuebingen ecotype United States chromosome 25, GRCz12tu, whole genome shotgun sequence genomic window:
- the myod1 gene encoding myoblast determination protein 1 homolog — MELSDIPFPIPSADDFYDDPCFNTNDMHFFEDLDPRLVHVSLLKPDEHHHIEDEHVRAPSGHHQAGRCLLWACKACKRKTTNADRRKAATMRERRRLSKVNDAFETLKRCTSTNPNQRLPKVEILRNAISYIESLQALLRSQEDNYYPVLEHYSGDSDASSPRSNCSDGMMDFMGPTCQTRRRNSYDSSYFNDTPNADARNNKNSVVSSLDCLSSIVERISTETPACPVLSVPEGHEESPCSPHEGSVLSDTGTTAPSPTSCPQQQAQETIYQVL, encoded by the exons ATGGAGTTGTCGGATATCCCCTTCCCCATCCCATCAGCTGATGACTTCTACGACGACCCTTGCTTCAACACCAACGACATGCACTTCTTTGAAGACTTGGACCCCAGGCTTGTTCACGTGAGCCTGCTCAAACCCGACGAGCATCACCACATCGAGGACGAGCACGTGAGGGCGCCCAGTGGGCATCATCAGGCCGGCAGGTGCCTACTGTGGGCATGCAAAGCTTGCAAGAGAAAAACTACCAATGCTGACCGTCGCAAAGCCGCCACCATGAGGGAGAGGAGGCGACTGAGCAAGGTCAACGACGCTTTCGAGACCCTCAAGAGATGCACGTCCACCAACCCGAACCAGAGGCTGCCCAAAGTGGAGATTCTGAGAAACGCCATTAGTTATATCGAGTCTCTGCAGGCTCTTCTCAGAAGTCAAGAGGATAACTACTATCCCGTTCTGGAACATTACAGTGGAGACTCTGATGCTTCCAGTCCGAGATCCAACTGCTCTGATGGCATG ATGGATTTTATGGGCCCAACGTGTCAGACGAGAAGACGGAACAGCTATGACAGCTCTTACTTCAATGACACACCAAATG cTGACGCACGGAATAATAAAAACTCAGTGGTGTCGAGTTTGGATTGTCTGTCCAGCATCGTGGAGCGAATTTCCACAGAGACTCCTGCATGTCCCGTGCTGTCAGTACCGGAGGGGCACGAAGAGAGCCCGTGTTCTCCGCATGAGGGATCTGTCCTGAGTGACACCGGAACCACCGCACCGTCCCCGACCAGCTGCCCTCAACAGCAGGCTCAGGAAACCATTTATCAAgtgctttaa